One segment of Neodiprion fabricii isolate iyNeoFabr1 chromosome 1, iyNeoFabr1.1, whole genome shotgun sequence DNA contains the following:
- the LOC124185855 gene encoding calcium-binding mitochondrial carrier protein Aralar1 isoform X1, giving the protein MLKDWFTVIASSSQEGAGYLKRANTERLHEIFDQYATQEKNGERFMTPTDFVRSYLGFYTDAEFNPESVKLLAGIVDTSKDGLISFAEFQAFEGLLCVPDALYRTAFQLFDTNGNGMVAFDEFAEVMKKTVLHQKMPFNMDSGFIKLYFGNDKKRLINYVEFSQFLHDFHEEYAMEAFRKFDTGGAGFITALDFQDIMISIKSHLLTNKIKDNLVAAAGAGQGGRKVSFPYFMAFNSLLNNMELIKRIYLNATNGHRNQEVTKEEFLHSAQMMSQITPLEVDILFQLCDLLHQTGSATEDSEARPWFGRIVYNDLIDITPEQYFKHISKRLAEVKAVSSPDERGVVTQILESGYRFILGSIGGAVGATAVYPVDLVKTRMQNQRTGSFIGELMYRNSIDCFKKVIRHEGVFGLYRGLAPQLMGVAPEKAIKLTVNDFVRDKCMDKNGNIPLLGEILSGACAGGSQVIFTNPLEIVKIRLQVAGEIAGGSKVRALSVVKELGLFGLYKGARACLLRDVPFSAIYFPTYAHLKAKMADEGGYNTPVSLLVSGAIAGIPAAALVTPADVIKTRLQVVARQGQTTYTGVMDCARKIYREEGARALWKGATARVLRSSPQFGVTLFTYELLQRLFVVDFGGSRPTGSEQKVPTTGVANEIRSTNPDHIGGYQVALPIFTGIETKFGLCLPRYQAVAAKTPSLSQ; this is encoded by the exons ATGTTGAAGGACTGGTTCACGGTTATTGCATCGAGTAGTCAAGAG GGTGCCGGGTATCTGAAACGGGCCAACACTGAGAGGCtacatgaaattttcgatcAG tATGCGACGCAGGAAAAAAATGGAGAGAGATTTATGACCCCAACAGATTTCGTACGGAGTTATCTTGGCTTTTATACAGATGCAGAGTTTAATCCTGAGTCTGTTAAGCTGCTTGCCGGCATCGTCGACACCAGCAAAGATGG GCTCATCTCATTCGCCGAATTCCAGGCATTTGAGGGGCTACTTTGCGTCCCCGATGCTCTCTACAGAACAGCTTTTCAATTGTTTGATACTAATGGAAACGGAATGGTTGCGTTTG acgaGTTCGCTgaggtgatgaaaaaaacggTTCTTCATCAGAAGATGCCGTTTAACATGGACAGTGGATTCATAAAGCTCTATTTTGGCAATGATAAAAaacgattaatcaattatgTCGAATTCAGCCAATTTCTTCAC GATTTTCACGAGGAATATGCGATGGAAGCTTTCAGAAAGTTTGACACCGGAGGTGCCGGATTTATCACTGCCTTAGACTTTCAAGACATTATGATTAGCATAAAAAGTCACTTACTGACTAACAAAATCAAAGATAATCTTGTTGCG GCTGCTGGGGCTGGGCAGGGGGGCAGAAAAGTCAGTTTTCCCTACTTCATGGCGTTTAATTCGTTGCTGAATAACATGGAGCTCATAAAACGTATATATTTGAACGCCACAAACGGTCACAGAAACCAGGAAGTCACTAAAG aggAGTTCCTTCACTCTGCTCAAATGATGTCACAAATCACACCCCTCGAAGTAGACATTCTCTTCCAACTGTGCGATCTTCTTCATCAAACTGG TTCTGCAACTGAAGATTCAGAGGCAAGGCCGTGGTTTGG GAGGATAGTCTACAACGATCTTATTGATATCACGCCGGAACAGTATTTCAAGCATATTTCAAAACGTCTTGCGGAAGTCAAAGCAGTTTCG AGCCCTGATGAGCGAGGTGTTGTTACCCAAATTCTAGAGAGTGGATATAGATTTATACTCGGTTCCATTGGTGGag CCGTTGGTGCGACAGCAGTTTATCCAGTTGACTTGGTAAAAACACGTATGCAGAATCAAAGAACAGGCTCGTTCATCGGTGAATTAATGTATCGGAACAGCATTGATTGTTTTAAAAAG GTGATTCGTCACGAAGGTGTTTTTGGACTGTATCGTGGTTTGGCTCCGCAACTAATGGGAGTAGCCCCAGAAAAAGCTATAAAACTGACGGTGAACGACTTTGTAAGGGACAAGTGCATGGACAAGAATGGAAACATTCCGCTGTTGGGAGAAATCTTGTCCGGAGCATGT GCTGGAGGATCTCAAGTTATATTTACAAATCCTTTGGAGATCGTTAAGATCCGACTTCAAGTTGCCGGTGAAATAGCGGGAGGATCGAAAGTACGTGCGCTTTCGGTCGTAAAGGAATTAGGACTGTTTGGTCTGTACAAG GGTGCTCGGGCTTGTCTCTTGCGTGATGTGCCATTCAGTGCCATTTACTTTCCCACTTACGCTCATCTCAAAGCGAAAATGGCCGATGAAGGCGGATACAACACACCGGTATCTCTTCTAGTCTCAGGAGCTATCGCTGGTATCCCAGCCGCTGCATTAGTCACACCAGCGGATGTGATCAAGACAAGATTACAG GTCGTAGCAAGGCAAGGCCAAACAACTTACACTGGTGTAATGGATTGTGCTCGTAAAATATACCGAGAAGAAGGTGCAAGAGCTTTATGGAAAGGTGCCACAG CTCGAGTACTAAGGTCATCACCACAATTCGGTGTCACTCTCTTCACTTATGAGTTACTGCAGAGGCTGTTCGTCGTTGACTTTGGAGGATC ACGGCCGACCGGTTCGGAGCAGAAGGTTCCTACGACAGGTGTCGCGAATGAAATACGATCAACTAACCCCGACCATATTGGAGGGTACCAAGTCGCCCTACCCATCTTTACTGgtattgaaacgaaatttggcCTTTGCTTACCCAGGTATCAAGCGGTTGCAGCGAAAACGCCGAGTCTTTCACAGTAA
- the LOC124185855 gene encoding calcium-binding mitochondrial carrier protein Aralar1 isoform X5 translates to MTPTDFVRSYLGFYTDAEFNPESVKLLAGIVDTSKDGLISFAEFQAFEGLLCVPDALYRTAFQLFDTNGNGMVAFDEFAEVMKKTVLHQKMPFNMDSGFIKLYFGNDKKRLINYVEFSQFLHDFHEEYAMEAFRKFDTGGAGFITALDFQDIMISIKSHLLTNKIKDNLVAAAGAGQGGRKVSFPYFMAFNSLLNNMELIKRIYLNATNGHRNQEVTKEEFLHSAQMMSQITPLEVDILFQLCDLLHQTGSATEDSEARPWFGRIVYNDLIDITPEQYFKHISKRLAEVKAVSSPDERGVVTQILESGYRFILGSIGGAVGATAVYPVDLVKTRMQNQRTGSFIGELMYRNSIDCFKKVIRHEGVFGLYRGLAPQLMGVAPEKAIKLTVNDFVRDKCMDKNGNIPLLGEILSGACAGGSQVIFTNPLEIVKIRLQVAGEIAGGSKVRALSVVKELGLFGLYKGARACLLRDVPFSAIYFPTYAHLKAKMADEGGYNTPVSLLVSGAIAGIPAAALVTPADVIKTRLQVVARQGQTTYTGVMDCARKIYREEGARALWKGATARVLRSSPQFGVTLFTYELLQRLFVVDFGGSRPTGSEQKVPTTGVANEIRSTNPDHIGGYQVALPIFTGIETKFGLCLPRYQAVAAKTPSLSQ, encoded by the exons ATGACCCCAACAGATTTCGTACGGAGTTATCTTGGCTTTTATACAGATGCAGAGTTTAATCCTGAGTCTGTTAAGCTGCTTGCCGGCATCGTCGACACCAGCAAAGATGG GCTCATCTCATTCGCCGAATTCCAGGCATTTGAGGGGCTACTTTGCGTCCCCGATGCTCTCTACAGAACAGCTTTTCAATTGTTTGATACTAATGGAAACGGAATGGTTGCGTTTG acgaGTTCGCTgaggtgatgaaaaaaacggTTCTTCATCAGAAGATGCCGTTTAACATGGACAGTGGATTCATAAAGCTCTATTTTGGCAATGATAAAAaacgattaatcaattatgTCGAATTCAGCCAATTTCTTCAC GATTTTCACGAGGAATATGCGATGGAAGCTTTCAGAAAGTTTGACACCGGAGGTGCCGGATTTATCACTGCCTTAGACTTTCAAGACATTATGATTAGCATAAAAAGTCACTTACTGACTAACAAAATCAAAGATAATCTTGTTGCG GCTGCTGGGGCTGGGCAGGGGGGCAGAAAAGTCAGTTTTCCCTACTTCATGGCGTTTAATTCGTTGCTGAATAACATGGAGCTCATAAAACGTATATATTTGAACGCCACAAACGGTCACAGAAACCAGGAAGTCACTAAAG aggAGTTCCTTCACTCTGCTCAAATGATGTCACAAATCACACCCCTCGAAGTAGACATTCTCTTCCAACTGTGCGATCTTCTTCATCAAACTGG TTCTGCAACTGAAGATTCAGAGGCAAGGCCGTGGTTTGG GAGGATAGTCTACAACGATCTTATTGATATCACGCCGGAACAGTATTTCAAGCATATTTCAAAACGTCTTGCGGAAGTCAAAGCAGTTTCG AGCCCTGATGAGCGAGGTGTTGTTACCCAAATTCTAGAGAGTGGATATAGATTTATACTCGGTTCCATTGGTGGag CCGTTGGTGCGACAGCAGTTTATCCAGTTGACTTGGTAAAAACACGTATGCAGAATCAAAGAACAGGCTCGTTCATCGGTGAATTAATGTATCGGAACAGCATTGATTGTTTTAAAAAG GTGATTCGTCACGAAGGTGTTTTTGGACTGTATCGTGGTTTGGCTCCGCAACTAATGGGAGTAGCCCCAGAAAAAGCTATAAAACTGACGGTGAACGACTTTGTAAGGGACAAGTGCATGGACAAGAATGGAAACATTCCGCTGTTGGGAGAAATCTTGTCCGGAGCATGT GCTGGAGGATCTCAAGTTATATTTACAAATCCTTTGGAGATCGTTAAGATCCGACTTCAAGTTGCCGGTGAAATAGCGGGAGGATCGAAAGTACGTGCGCTTTCGGTCGTAAAGGAATTAGGACTGTTTGGTCTGTACAAG GGTGCTCGGGCTTGTCTCTTGCGTGATGTGCCATTCAGTGCCATTTACTTTCCCACTTACGCTCATCTCAAAGCGAAAATGGCCGATGAAGGCGGATACAACACACCGGTATCTCTTCTAGTCTCAGGAGCTATCGCTGGTATCCCAGCCGCTGCATTAGTCACACCAGCGGATGTGATCAAGACAAGATTACAG GTCGTAGCAAGGCAAGGCCAAACAACTTACACTGGTGTAATGGATTGTGCTCGTAAAATATACCGAGAAGAAGGTGCAAGAGCTTTATGGAAAGGTGCCACAG CTCGAGTACTAAGGTCATCACCACAATTCGGTGTCACTCTCTTCACTTATGAGTTACTGCAGAGGCTGTTCGTCGTTGACTTTGGAGGATC ACGGCCGACCGGTTCGGAGCAGAAGGTTCCTACGACAGGTGTCGCGAATGAAATACGATCAACTAACCCCGACCATATTGGAGGGTACCAAGTCGCCCTACCCATCTTTACTGgtattgaaacgaaatttggcCTTTGCTTACCCAGGTATCAAGCGGTTGCAGCGAAAACGCCGAGTCTTTCACAGTAA
- the LOC124185855 gene encoding calcium-binding mitochondrial carrier protein Aralar1 isoform X3 has translation MPLTKRGAGYLKRANTERLHEIFDQYATQEKNGERFMTPTDFVRSYLGFYTDAEFNPESVKLLAGIVDTSKDGLISFAEFQAFEGLLCVPDALYRTAFQLFDTNGNGMVAFDEFAEVMKKTVLHQKMPFNMDSGFIKLYFGNDKKRLINYVEFSQFLHDFHEEYAMEAFRKFDTGGAGFITALDFQDIMISIKSHLLTNKIKDNLVAAAGAGQGGRKVSFPYFMAFNSLLNNMELIKRIYLNATNGHRNQEVTKEEFLHSAQMMSQITPLEVDILFQLCDLLHQTGSATEDSEARPWFGRIVYNDLIDITPEQYFKHISKRLAEVKAVSSPDERGVVTQILESGYRFILGSIGGAVGATAVYPVDLVKTRMQNQRTGSFIGELMYRNSIDCFKKVIRHEGVFGLYRGLAPQLMGVAPEKAIKLTVNDFVRDKCMDKNGNIPLLGEILSGACAGGSQVIFTNPLEIVKIRLQVAGEIAGGSKVRALSVVKELGLFGLYKGARACLLRDVPFSAIYFPTYAHLKAKMADEGGYNTPVSLLVSGAIAGIPAAALVTPADVIKTRLQVVARQGQTTYTGVMDCARKIYREEGARALWKGATARVLRSSPQFGVTLFTYELLQRLFVVDFGGSRPTGSEQKVPTTGVANEIRSTNPDHIGGYQVALPIFTGIETKFGLCLPRYQAVAAKTPSLSQ, from the exons ATGCCGCTGACTAAGAGA GGTGCCGGGTATCTGAAACGGGCCAACACTGAGAGGCtacatgaaattttcgatcAG tATGCGACGCAGGAAAAAAATGGAGAGAGATTTATGACCCCAACAGATTTCGTACGGAGTTATCTTGGCTTTTATACAGATGCAGAGTTTAATCCTGAGTCTGTTAAGCTGCTTGCCGGCATCGTCGACACCAGCAAAGATGG GCTCATCTCATTCGCCGAATTCCAGGCATTTGAGGGGCTACTTTGCGTCCCCGATGCTCTCTACAGAACAGCTTTTCAATTGTTTGATACTAATGGAAACGGAATGGTTGCGTTTG acgaGTTCGCTgaggtgatgaaaaaaacggTTCTTCATCAGAAGATGCCGTTTAACATGGACAGTGGATTCATAAAGCTCTATTTTGGCAATGATAAAAaacgattaatcaattatgTCGAATTCAGCCAATTTCTTCAC GATTTTCACGAGGAATATGCGATGGAAGCTTTCAGAAAGTTTGACACCGGAGGTGCCGGATTTATCACTGCCTTAGACTTTCAAGACATTATGATTAGCATAAAAAGTCACTTACTGACTAACAAAATCAAAGATAATCTTGTTGCG GCTGCTGGGGCTGGGCAGGGGGGCAGAAAAGTCAGTTTTCCCTACTTCATGGCGTTTAATTCGTTGCTGAATAACATGGAGCTCATAAAACGTATATATTTGAACGCCACAAACGGTCACAGAAACCAGGAAGTCACTAAAG aggAGTTCCTTCACTCTGCTCAAATGATGTCACAAATCACACCCCTCGAAGTAGACATTCTCTTCCAACTGTGCGATCTTCTTCATCAAACTGG TTCTGCAACTGAAGATTCAGAGGCAAGGCCGTGGTTTGG GAGGATAGTCTACAACGATCTTATTGATATCACGCCGGAACAGTATTTCAAGCATATTTCAAAACGTCTTGCGGAAGTCAAAGCAGTTTCG AGCCCTGATGAGCGAGGTGTTGTTACCCAAATTCTAGAGAGTGGATATAGATTTATACTCGGTTCCATTGGTGGag CCGTTGGTGCGACAGCAGTTTATCCAGTTGACTTGGTAAAAACACGTATGCAGAATCAAAGAACAGGCTCGTTCATCGGTGAATTAATGTATCGGAACAGCATTGATTGTTTTAAAAAG GTGATTCGTCACGAAGGTGTTTTTGGACTGTATCGTGGTTTGGCTCCGCAACTAATGGGAGTAGCCCCAGAAAAAGCTATAAAACTGACGGTGAACGACTTTGTAAGGGACAAGTGCATGGACAAGAATGGAAACATTCCGCTGTTGGGAGAAATCTTGTCCGGAGCATGT GCTGGAGGATCTCAAGTTATATTTACAAATCCTTTGGAGATCGTTAAGATCCGACTTCAAGTTGCCGGTGAAATAGCGGGAGGATCGAAAGTACGTGCGCTTTCGGTCGTAAAGGAATTAGGACTGTTTGGTCTGTACAAG GGTGCTCGGGCTTGTCTCTTGCGTGATGTGCCATTCAGTGCCATTTACTTTCCCACTTACGCTCATCTCAAAGCGAAAATGGCCGATGAAGGCGGATACAACACACCGGTATCTCTTCTAGTCTCAGGAGCTATCGCTGGTATCCCAGCCGCTGCATTAGTCACACCAGCGGATGTGATCAAGACAAGATTACAG GTCGTAGCAAGGCAAGGCCAAACAACTTACACTGGTGTAATGGATTGTGCTCGTAAAATATACCGAGAAGAAGGTGCAAGAGCTTTATGGAAAGGTGCCACAG CTCGAGTACTAAGGTCATCACCACAATTCGGTGTCACTCTCTTCACTTATGAGTTACTGCAGAGGCTGTTCGTCGTTGACTTTGGAGGATC ACGGCCGACCGGTTCGGAGCAGAAGGTTCCTACGACAGGTGTCGCGAATGAAATACGATCAACTAACCCCGACCATATTGGAGGGTACCAAGTCGCCCTACCCATCTTTACTGgtattgaaacgaaatttggcCTTTGCTTACCCAGGTATCAAGCGGTTGCAGCGAAAACGCCGAGTCTTTCACAGTAA
- the LOC124185855 gene encoding calcium-binding mitochondrial carrier protein Aralar1 isoform X4 has product MLKDWFTVIASSSQEGAGYLKRANTERLHEIFDQYATQEKNGERFMTPTDFVRSYLGFYTDAEFNPESVKLLAGIVDTSKDGLISFAEFQAFEGLLCVPDALYRTAFQLFDTNGNGMVAFDEFAEVMKKTVLHQKMPFNMDSGFIKLYFGNDKKRLINYVEFSQFLHDFHEEYAMEAFRKFDTGGAGFITALDFQDIMISIKSHLLTNKIKDNLVAAAGAGQGGRKVSFPYFMAFNSLLNNMELIKRIYLNATNGHRNQEVTKEEFLHSAQMMSQITPLEVDILFQLCDLLHQTGRIVYNDLIDITPEQYFKHISKRLAEVKAVSSPDERGVVTQILESGYRFILGSIGGAVGATAVYPVDLVKTRMQNQRTGSFIGELMYRNSIDCFKKVIRHEGVFGLYRGLAPQLMGVAPEKAIKLTVNDFVRDKCMDKNGNIPLLGEILSGACAGGSQVIFTNPLEIVKIRLQVAGEIAGGSKVRALSVVKELGLFGLYKGARACLLRDVPFSAIYFPTYAHLKAKMADEGGYNTPVSLLVSGAIAGIPAAALVTPADVIKTRLQVVARQGQTTYTGVMDCARKIYREEGARALWKGATARVLRSSPQFGVTLFTYELLQRLFVVDFGGSRPTGSEQKVPTTGVANEIRSTNPDHIGGYQVALPIFTGIETKFGLCLPRYQAVAAKTPSLSQ; this is encoded by the exons ATGTTGAAGGACTGGTTCACGGTTATTGCATCGAGTAGTCAAGAG GGTGCCGGGTATCTGAAACGGGCCAACACTGAGAGGCtacatgaaattttcgatcAG tATGCGACGCAGGAAAAAAATGGAGAGAGATTTATGACCCCAACAGATTTCGTACGGAGTTATCTTGGCTTTTATACAGATGCAGAGTTTAATCCTGAGTCTGTTAAGCTGCTTGCCGGCATCGTCGACACCAGCAAAGATGG GCTCATCTCATTCGCCGAATTCCAGGCATTTGAGGGGCTACTTTGCGTCCCCGATGCTCTCTACAGAACAGCTTTTCAATTGTTTGATACTAATGGAAACGGAATGGTTGCGTTTG acgaGTTCGCTgaggtgatgaaaaaaacggTTCTTCATCAGAAGATGCCGTTTAACATGGACAGTGGATTCATAAAGCTCTATTTTGGCAATGATAAAAaacgattaatcaattatgTCGAATTCAGCCAATTTCTTCAC GATTTTCACGAGGAATATGCGATGGAAGCTTTCAGAAAGTTTGACACCGGAGGTGCCGGATTTATCACTGCCTTAGACTTTCAAGACATTATGATTAGCATAAAAAGTCACTTACTGACTAACAAAATCAAAGATAATCTTGTTGCG GCTGCTGGGGCTGGGCAGGGGGGCAGAAAAGTCAGTTTTCCCTACTTCATGGCGTTTAATTCGTTGCTGAATAACATGGAGCTCATAAAACGTATATATTTGAACGCCACAAACGGTCACAGAAACCAGGAAGTCACTAAAG aggAGTTCCTTCACTCTGCTCAAATGATGTCACAAATCACACCCCTCGAAGTAGACATTCTCTTCCAACTGTGCGATCTTCTTCATCAAACTGG GAGGATAGTCTACAACGATCTTATTGATATCACGCCGGAACAGTATTTCAAGCATATTTCAAAACGTCTTGCGGAAGTCAAAGCAGTTTCG AGCCCTGATGAGCGAGGTGTTGTTACCCAAATTCTAGAGAGTGGATATAGATTTATACTCGGTTCCATTGGTGGag CCGTTGGTGCGACAGCAGTTTATCCAGTTGACTTGGTAAAAACACGTATGCAGAATCAAAGAACAGGCTCGTTCATCGGTGAATTAATGTATCGGAACAGCATTGATTGTTTTAAAAAG GTGATTCGTCACGAAGGTGTTTTTGGACTGTATCGTGGTTTGGCTCCGCAACTAATGGGAGTAGCCCCAGAAAAAGCTATAAAACTGACGGTGAACGACTTTGTAAGGGACAAGTGCATGGACAAGAATGGAAACATTCCGCTGTTGGGAGAAATCTTGTCCGGAGCATGT GCTGGAGGATCTCAAGTTATATTTACAAATCCTTTGGAGATCGTTAAGATCCGACTTCAAGTTGCCGGTGAAATAGCGGGAGGATCGAAAGTACGTGCGCTTTCGGTCGTAAAGGAATTAGGACTGTTTGGTCTGTACAAG GGTGCTCGGGCTTGTCTCTTGCGTGATGTGCCATTCAGTGCCATTTACTTTCCCACTTACGCTCATCTCAAAGCGAAAATGGCCGATGAAGGCGGATACAACACACCGGTATCTCTTCTAGTCTCAGGAGCTATCGCTGGTATCCCAGCCGCTGCATTAGTCACACCAGCGGATGTGATCAAGACAAGATTACAG GTCGTAGCAAGGCAAGGCCAAACAACTTACACTGGTGTAATGGATTGTGCTCGTAAAATATACCGAGAAGAAGGTGCAAGAGCTTTATGGAAAGGTGCCACAG CTCGAGTACTAAGGTCATCACCACAATTCGGTGTCACTCTCTTCACTTATGAGTTACTGCAGAGGCTGTTCGTCGTTGACTTTGGAGGATC ACGGCCGACCGGTTCGGAGCAGAAGGTTCCTACGACAGGTGTCGCGAATGAAATACGATCAACTAACCCCGACCATATTGGAGGGTACCAAGTCGCCCTACCCATCTTTACTGgtattgaaacgaaatttggcCTTTGCTTACCCAGGTATCAAGCGGTTGCAGCGAAAACGCCGAGTCTTTCACAGTAA
- the LOC124185855 gene encoding calcium-binding mitochondrial carrier protein Aralar1 isoform X2 — MPRKNDETSGTEGAGYLKRANTERLHEIFDQYATQEKNGERFMTPTDFVRSYLGFYTDAEFNPESVKLLAGIVDTSKDGLISFAEFQAFEGLLCVPDALYRTAFQLFDTNGNGMVAFDEFAEVMKKTVLHQKMPFNMDSGFIKLYFGNDKKRLINYVEFSQFLHDFHEEYAMEAFRKFDTGGAGFITALDFQDIMISIKSHLLTNKIKDNLVAAAGAGQGGRKVSFPYFMAFNSLLNNMELIKRIYLNATNGHRNQEVTKEEFLHSAQMMSQITPLEVDILFQLCDLLHQTGSATEDSEARPWFGRIVYNDLIDITPEQYFKHISKRLAEVKAVSSPDERGVVTQILESGYRFILGSIGGAVGATAVYPVDLVKTRMQNQRTGSFIGELMYRNSIDCFKKVIRHEGVFGLYRGLAPQLMGVAPEKAIKLTVNDFVRDKCMDKNGNIPLLGEILSGACAGGSQVIFTNPLEIVKIRLQVAGEIAGGSKVRALSVVKELGLFGLYKGARACLLRDVPFSAIYFPTYAHLKAKMADEGGYNTPVSLLVSGAIAGIPAAALVTPADVIKTRLQVVARQGQTTYTGVMDCARKIYREEGARALWKGATARVLRSSPQFGVTLFTYELLQRLFVVDFGGSRPTGSEQKVPTTGVANEIRSTNPDHIGGYQVALPIFTGIETKFGLCLPRYQAVAAKTPSLSQ; from the exons ATGCCGCGGAAGAATGATGAGACTTCCGGCACAGAG GGTGCCGGGTATCTGAAACGGGCCAACACTGAGAGGCtacatgaaattttcgatcAG tATGCGACGCAGGAAAAAAATGGAGAGAGATTTATGACCCCAACAGATTTCGTACGGAGTTATCTTGGCTTTTATACAGATGCAGAGTTTAATCCTGAGTCTGTTAAGCTGCTTGCCGGCATCGTCGACACCAGCAAAGATGG GCTCATCTCATTCGCCGAATTCCAGGCATTTGAGGGGCTACTTTGCGTCCCCGATGCTCTCTACAGAACAGCTTTTCAATTGTTTGATACTAATGGAAACGGAATGGTTGCGTTTG acgaGTTCGCTgaggtgatgaaaaaaacggTTCTTCATCAGAAGATGCCGTTTAACATGGACAGTGGATTCATAAAGCTCTATTTTGGCAATGATAAAAaacgattaatcaattatgTCGAATTCAGCCAATTTCTTCAC GATTTTCACGAGGAATATGCGATGGAAGCTTTCAGAAAGTTTGACACCGGAGGTGCCGGATTTATCACTGCCTTAGACTTTCAAGACATTATGATTAGCATAAAAAGTCACTTACTGACTAACAAAATCAAAGATAATCTTGTTGCG GCTGCTGGGGCTGGGCAGGGGGGCAGAAAAGTCAGTTTTCCCTACTTCATGGCGTTTAATTCGTTGCTGAATAACATGGAGCTCATAAAACGTATATATTTGAACGCCACAAACGGTCACAGAAACCAGGAAGTCACTAAAG aggAGTTCCTTCACTCTGCTCAAATGATGTCACAAATCACACCCCTCGAAGTAGACATTCTCTTCCAACTGTGCGATCTTCTTCATCAAACTGG TTCTGCAACTGAAGATTCAGAGGCAAGGCCGTGGTTTGG GAGGATAGTCTACAACGATCTTATTGATATCACGCCGGAACAGTATTTCAAGCATATTTCAAAACGTCTTGCGGAAGTCAAAGCAGTTTCG AGCCCTGATGAGCGAGGTGTTGTTACCCAAATTCTAGAGAGTGGATATAGATTTATACTCGGTTCCATTGGTGGag CCGTTGGTGCGACAGCAGTTTATCCAGTTGACTTGGTAAAAACACGTATGCAGAATCAAAGAACAGGCTCGTTCATCGGTGAATTAATGTATCGGAACAGCATTGATTGTTTTAAAAAG GTGATTCGTCACGAAGGTGTTTTTGGACTGTATCGTGGTTTGGCTCCGCAACTAATGGGAGTAGCCCCAGAAAAAGCTATAAAACTGACGGTGAACGACTTTGTAAGGGACAAGTGCATGGACAAGAATGGAAACATTCCGCTGTTGGGAGAAATCTTGTCCGGAGCATGT GCTGGAGGATCTCAAGTTATATTTACAAATCCTTTGGAGATCGTTAAGATCCGACTTCAAGTTGCCGGTGAAATAGCGGGAGGATCGAAAGTACGTGCGCTTTCGGTCGTAAAGGAATTAGGACTGTTTGGTCTGTACAAG GGTGCTCGGGCTTGTCTCTTGCGTGATGTGCCATTCAGTGCCATTTACTTTCCCACTTACGCTCATCTCAAAGCGAAAATGGCCGATGAAGGCGGATACAACACACCGGTATCTCTTCTAGTCTCAGGAGCTATCGCTGGTATCCCAGCCGCTGCATTAGTCACACCAGCGGATGTGATCAAGACAAGATTACAG GTCGTAGCAAGGCAAGGCCAAACAACTTACACTGGTGTAATGGATTGTGCTCGTAAAATATACCGAGAAGAAGGTGCAAGAGCTTTATGGAAAGGTGCCACAG CTCGAGTACTAAGGTCATCACCACAATTCGGTGTCACTCTCTTCACTTATGAGTTACTGCAGAGGCTGTTCGTCGTTGACTTTGGAGGATC ACGGCCGACCGGTTCGGAGCAGAAGGTTCCTACGACAGGTGTCGCGAATGAAATACGATCAACTAACCCCGACCATATTGGAGGGTACCAAGTCGCCCTACCCATCTTTACTGgtattgaaacgaaatttggcCTTTGCTTACCCAGGTATCAAGCGGTTGCAGCGAAAACGCCGAGTCTTTCACAGTAA